The Patescibacteria group bacterium DNA window AATCATTATGGCCAAAATTTCCAGCGTCTCTTGCAACAGCGGCGCCACCAATTCTTTTTTTAATAATTTTGCTTCTATAATCAATTCCAACCAGAAGGCACTTTCATCTGTTTCCTCTATTACTATACCTAACTTGGAAATAAAATCAGCTATGGAACGTGCCCGGCAAACTGCTCTGTAATTTGCTCCTACAGACGTGCCGGAACGAATTATTTGATTACCAATTGTTCTGCCAGCTGAAGTTTTAGGTAACGCTGCAACTAATTTCAAAATTCGTAAAGCATACTGTTTTGTCCTTAATTTTAGATCAGTCTTATCCATAAATTTTACTTTTGCATTACAGCATTGCCATTTTGCATTTTGCAATCTGCATTTTGCATTTATTCTATCCTTAATTGTCGTTTGTACTCTGGAATCCAGTCTTCC harbors:
- a CDS encoding four helix bundle protein, which produces MDKTDLKLRTKQYALRILKLVAALPKTSAGRTIGNQIIRSGTSVGANYRAVCRARSIADFISKLGIVIEETDESAFWLELIIEAKLLKKELVAPLLQETLEILAIMIASSNTAQRNKKGNKK